A genome region from Musa acuminata AAA Group cultivar baxijiao chromosome BXJ3-5, Cavendish_Baxijiao_AAA, whole genome shotgun sequence includes the following:
- the LOC103984776 gene encoding protein PLASTID MOVEMENT IMPAIRED 1-like has translation MTGSPPPPKAEANMQIVPELESLNRSVCRAHSSRRTASLVLPCFSGATPPVDDEPRLVGEAARSDRHNRSSGHPFCGKSQQDHEGDDTDGGRHHTPVGEPGPEEKRGIWSWKPIRALARITMHRLLCLFSVEVIAIHHLPVSVDGLRLSVVVRKKETRDGAVKTMPSRALQGTADFQETLFIPSHLYCSGGAGTGKPLKFESRLFLISTVAVDAPQLDLGTSIVDLSSMVKESIQKNLEGQRIRQWGKDFPLSGKAKGGEMVLKLAFQIMDDGGFGIYNQAETIRTNREKDPDFVVSWKQPRSSFSDANPRTMIEDPSLIPSDDNTSMRRSAATDELALQGHDLNPPVSPVLQKTKSDRLEVGDDLPNYEVIDKGIEVVKQVVHRRAQQRRLKELRPVTREFEALDSVVTEDVVGLAKTTQEHKLQRLDPEEEAVIKEFLRFLKFEDSEGSKCDVVDLITCSNLGSKEDARNDGESVLLSDLGKSLGPVVQTRNGGYLASMNPCNVLAPRKETPKLAMQISRELILEEKNLESEFEVFRKLAAMGSEKMGSKILSLVAMDELFGKTAGQIAIEGVASAIISGRNKEGASSSAARTITTVKKMAAAMNEGRKERISTGIWNANEKPVTVDEILSLSLQKMEAMAVDALKIQVEMTEEEEAHFDAAPLMESNDSSNPLESAISPEDWSRACSAKDNVMMLVVVQLRDPSRSYEAVGAPMIVVVKAVASDDGQGNNDRRFKLTSLHVGGLKLSSNRKSVGDGEKQRSTAMQWLAENGLAKAGRRTKRTQAKRSQDVVWSISSRCSAGIWLLPVRNPNVKVLATAAGSGSE, from the exons ATGACCGGTTCCCCACCTCCCCCAAAGGCAGAAGCTAACATGCAGATTGTCCCAGAACTTGAGAGCCTAAACAGATCCGTTTGCAGAGCCCACAGTTCTCGTCGCACCGCCTCCCTCGTTCTCCCCTGCTTCTCCGGTGCAACCCCGCCCGTTGACGATGAGCCTCGACTCGTCGGAGAAGCTGCTCGGTCAGACCGCCACAACCGCTCCTCCGGCCATCCCTTTTGTGGAAAATCCCAGCAGGACCATGAAGGAGATGATACTGACGGCGGCCGCCATCACACGCCCGTCGGCGAACCTGGGCCCGAAGAGAAGCGGGGGATATGGAGCTGGAAGCCGATTCGTGCTTTGGCCCGCATCACCATGCATAGGTTGTTATGCCTGTTCTCCGTCGAGGTCATTGCGATCCACCACCTGCCTGTCTCGGTGGACGGGCTGCGTCTCTCGGTTGTCGTCCGCAAGAAGGAGACCAGGGACGGCGCTGTGAAGACGATGCCCTCCCGGGCGCTGCAAGGGACTGCTGACTTCCAGGAGACTTTGTTCATCCCATCCCACCTCTACTGCAGCGGTGGTGCGGGCACAGGGAAGCCCCTCAAGTTCGAGTCCCGCCTGTTCCTAATCTCAACAGTGGCAGTTGATGCTCCTCAGCTTGATCTCGGAACGAGCATTGTTGACTTGAGCTCAATGGTCAAAGAGTCCATTCAGAAGAACTTGGAGGGACAACGTATCCGGCAATGGGGGAAGGACTTCCCGCTATCAGGGAAggctaaagggggagaaatggttcTCAAGTTGGCATTCCAAATCATGGACGATGGAGGTTTTGGGATTTATAACCAGGCAGAGACAATAAGAACAAACAGGGAGAAGGATCCCGATTTTGTTGTCTCATGGAAACAACCAAGATCTTCTTTCAGTGATGCAAACCCAAGAACAATGATAGAAGACCCATCTCTCATACCTTCAGACGACAATACTTCCATGAGAAGATCGGCGGCAACTGACGAGCTCGCCCTTCAGGGTCATGATCTCAACCCTCCAGTCTCTCCGGTACTGCAAAAGACTAAGTCAGACCGTCTGGAAGTAGGTGATGACCTTCCAAACTACGAAGTTATCGATAAGGGAAT CGAGGTCGTAAAACAGGTGGTGCACCGCCGTGCTCAACAGAGGAGGCTAAAAGAGCTTCGTCCAGTTACTAGAGAGTTCGAAGCTCTTGACTCCGTGGTGACGGAGGATGTTGTTGGTCTGGCAAAGACAACTCAAGAACACAAACTCCAGAGATTGGATCCCGAGGAGGAAGCGGTGATAAAGGAGTTCCTTCGATTTCTCAAGTTTGAAGACAGTGAAGGGTCGAAATGTGATGTCGTGGACCTCATTACTTGCTCAAATTTGGGATCAAAAGAGGATGCCAGGAATGATGGGGAAAGCGTTCTCCTTTCAGATCTTGGAAAAAGCTTAGGCCCTGTAGTTCAGACAAGGAACGGAGGCTACTTAGCTTCCATGAATCCCTGCAATGTGCTGGCGCCAAGAAAAGAGACGCCGAAACTTGCCATGCAGATTTCTAGAGAGTTAATCCTCGAGGAGAAGAACCTGGAAAGTGAGTTTGAAGTGTTCCGAAAGCTGGCTGCGATGGGATCAGAAAAGATGGGTTCCAAAATACTCTCCCTGGTAGCCATGGACGAACTGTTTGGCAAAACAGCAGGGCAGATCGCGATTGAGGGAGTTGCGTCCGCCATAATAAGCGGCAGGAACAAGGAAGGAGCAAGCTCCAGTGCGGCCAGGACAATCACAACAGTTAAGAAGATGGCAGCAGCAATGAACGAGGGAAGGAAGGAGAGAATCTCGACAGGAATCTGGAATGCGAACGAGAAACCAGTCACTGTGGACGAGATCTTGAGCTTGTCATTGCAGAAGATGGAGGCCATGGCAGTTGACGCACTCAAAATCCAGGTAGAGatgacagaagaagaagaagctcactTCGATGCTGCCCCTCTTATGGAATCTAATGACTCCAGCAACCCACTGGAATCGGCCATTTCACCTGAGGATTGGTCCAGAGCCTGCAGTGCAAAGGATAATGTCATGATGTTAGTGGTGGTTCAGCTGAGAGATCCATCAAGGAGTTATGAAGCAGTCGGAGCTCCCATGATAGTTGTGGTGAAAGCGGTAGCATCGGATGATGGACAAGGAAACAACGATAGGAGGTTTAAGTTGACGAGTCTTCATGTAGGAGGTCTTAAGTTGAGCTCCAACAGAAAGAGTGTAGGCGACGGGGAGAAGCAGAGATCGACTGCCATGCAATGGCTTGCAGAGAACGGGCTGGCGAAGGCAGGGAGAAGAACAAAGCGGACGCAAGCAAAGAGGAGCCAAGATGTGGTCTGGAGCATATCTTCGAGGTGCTCAGCGGGCATATGGCTCTTGCCTGTTCGCAACCCAAATGTGAAGGTTCTGG CAACAGCGGCGGGCAGTGGCTCGGAATAG